The sequence below is a genomic window from Mytilus edulis chromosome 2, xbMytEdul2.2, whole genome shotgun sequence.
cgaaaacgcgaaatcgcgaagtcgaaaacgcgaaaacgcgaaataagTATCTAGTGTGTGCTTTGTTTAAAATCCATTTGATGATTATATTTTTAAACCCAAATCCTAGATTTTATGAACATTTGATATGTAGGAGACATTATTGGacgaaaaataaaatgaactatACGAGTCAATGAGGAATTTGGAATTTTGTTGTTTGTCTTAATGATCATGGAAGGcgaaatatacatatttatttagttGGGGTTAATATGGGTTTAACAAAGTGCATAGTAGGTTTTTTTCACTGGAACCTGTTTTACGTAGCTGTTCTGAACCATTTTCTAAGACATATGCATAACGATAATCTTTTCTAAGACATATACATAACGATAATCTTTTCTAAGACATATACATAACGATAATCTTTTCTTAGACATATACATAACTATAATATTGGAAAAGATATCCACATCGAAACTATCTTAGAAGTATCTTAGCTTGGATATCATAACCGTTGTCACAAAATCAGTGAATAAATTCTAAAAATTGTAAACAGAAGCTTTCTTCTATTGTGTCACCCTTGTGTTTGCACGGATAGTCTCAAAACACACTTTATAAATGGTCCTTTTCTTGATCTGATATCGTGCGCGATTTAGAGAAAATGCGAATTACTATTCACTAAAAGACAAAATACGTTAAATATGGAAGGTTATCAGagaataataatattattttttcaattgaaGGCGTTGAGTTTCTCCTCATTcgcattttaaaattcaaattgtcAGAAAATACCACTGCAATTATATAATACACATTTGGTCTATATCTGTTTCAATAACATAAAGTTTAGCAGTGTCAGACTTTTCTGGTTCCGCCTTACATCCTATCCACAATTTCACATATGACTCCAATGATAAACTCCATGGATACTTTATCCCAAGTTTTATAGTATTAATATGGCATATAATATCACCATCATGGTCAAGGATATGCAAAGTATGATTGCCACAGTCTGAAATGATAACACGACCCAAGCTATCACATACAACATCTCTTGGATCGAAGGTCGATTTTTGATCCATAGATGAGGTTCCATTGTACGTGAACCTCAAACTTCCAGACTGATCTAGCATTACCAGACGGCCGGTAAACGCTCCAGACTTGTCAACAACGCAAACATCTGAATTTGTGTTTTCACAGAGTTTGTACGGATACGTAAAAAGTCTTTTTGTTCCTGCAAATTGATATTCAGATTTTATATTCTTATCTGATGAATATCGAACTACTTTTCTTTGACTGTCGACTTTGAAACTATAACGATGTCCTTCAACCATGGACACCAAAATGTCCTTGTTTCCATTGATGTGAATTCCAGTTGGGTATAGAGGAGACACATCTAGAAATGTTTGAGAAGAACCATCAATTGTTGACACTGTTTGAATAATAGGGTCATCTGGACAAGTGACGAGAATGTTGTCAGCTGCTAAATGTGCCATATCATCTGCAGTAACATTCAATTCGCTTACCTTCTGTAAATCGTCGTTATGATGCACAAGCATAATGGTGTCACCACTAGAGCTTCCAGTCCAAGAATATCCACCACTAAGCTGACACACGGAGGAAATAAACCGATAATCAGTATCTAAGACGCCAGCTACTGATGTTTCCACCTTAACACCATTAGTGGTTTCACTAACCGTATCGCCACCATTCATATTCAATGAAAATGAAACGACACCTAGACAAATGTCTGCGTCAAGGTCACTCTTTTCAAAAGATGGCGATTCAATTGCAGGGACTCCTTTTGAGACATCTATCTTATCCAGTTTCTCTTTTGTTGAGTTGGCGGATCGAATAACTCCAATTCGTTCACAAGAAGAAAGAGATTTGTAAATGATCTGCTGACAGTCTTTTAATTCCGTTTTGATTAGATTCAGATCCATTTCTGTTTCATTGAGTATTTTTTCAGAAGTATTAAAATGATCGTCTAAGTCATTCAAGATACAATCTCTTCTTTTTTCTAACACTTTCTTTTGTACTTCTGTTAGTTGAATAATTCTCTCTTTCAAGAATTCAATTTCAGATTTcttatgtctttttttaaacttgGTTCGTTTAATGTGCAATGAAATTTCCTTTAGTGAATCGTTTTCTATTCCTGCAAGTCTCATTTCTAGTTCTTCTACCTTAACGTTATAAACCGAGTCTATCTGTTGAAATAAATGTCCAGAATGGGTAATGGCAATGCATTCCGAACAAACTAAACTTTCACAGTTTTGACAATACATGATAACATCACTTTTTTCATGATCCGTACATTTAATGAACTTAGTAAATGGTAGAGCATCTCGATTACCATAAATCTGAATAATTTTATGTGACTTCGTAGCTTTTCCTTTCGAGTGAACTTTCCGACAATTTTCACATAGAAATTCTTGACACTCTAGACACCGGGAATGTACACTGACACTTGTTTCACATAGATTGCATACTGGAGGACATTCTATTAAAGATGAAATGCACCTGTACGACTTTGCCATCGTTCAATTTGTTGATGAATGATTGTGAAAAGTGAAAACAGGGaagatatttttgaatatatatatgaaGGATGCTGATTTCCTGTTGTAAGAAATAGATTCATGTTTAAAAATACCGAGAATTACTTCCTTTATTGCTTTCAATTAATTGGATCACCAAAGTAATTATGACAATACTTATACGTCacattgatattttgtaaaaaaaaatcgtataaGAAGAATTTCCGACTaggaatttctttttttattctttaattccAATTCATCACACTTTGATTGATAACGTTTgaatttgtcagtttatttggaCTTCCCCTTTTTGAATTACCTGGGAGTTCGGTATTTatgttatacttttttatattttgtgaagCAACGCCAATGAAGCAGCTTCTTCAAGTTACTTCGTCGTTTATTGAGTGTGAAAGAGCTTTTCGCAAAAGtataatgtataaataaaggcagtAATATACCTCTGTTTAATAGTcatcgatttaactgaaacaaatccgtgttacaaacaaaaacagagagaaacacatcaacaatgGAACACTAGAAATACTGAACTGctacacaaaaaaacaacacgcaagcatacatagaaacggactttttttcataacaaatgcTATATTCCTGATTTAGcgtttcctgtttacaaaactttgaatttattgaaaaactaaggattttcctatcccaggaatagattaccttagccgtgtttggcacaactttttggaattttggaccctcaatgctcttcaacttcgtacttatttggctttataaatattttgatatgagcgttactgatgagtcttatgtagacgaaacgcgagtctggcgtactaaattataatcctggtacctttgataactattagtacaGAACATTTAAAGTATAATTGTAGTTTCAACCTTGTTTAATGGCTAGCAAAACCTcctgcttatatggcaatgttaaaaataatgcTTAATTGACAACATTatgtgacaggaatacagtacaaaaaaaCCGCTAGAAAAGTCACAGAGACAGTACAgagaaatacatatatacataaataattggCCTAAATTCTCATAATCCttggtttgtttattctacatttaaAACCGTTGCCCAAATCACTTCCATTCAAATAGTTAGAATTTTctgcaaaaatacaaaaacaac
It includes:
- the LOC139513150 gene encoding E3 ubiquitin-protein ligase TRIM71-like, which codes for MAKSYRCISSLIECPPVCNLCETSVSVHSRCLECQEFLCENCRKVHSKGKATKSHKIIQIYGNRDALPFTKFIKCTDHEKSDVIMYCQNCESLVCSECIAITHSGHLFQQIDSVYNVKVEELEMRLAGIENDSLKEISLHIKRTKFKKRHKKSEIEFLKERIIQLTEVQKKVLEKRRDCILNDLDDHFNTSEKILNETEMDLNLIKTELKDCQQIIYKSLSSCERIGVIRSANSTKEKLDKIDVSKGVPAIESPSFEKSDLDADICLGVVSFSLNMNGGDTVSETTNGVKVETSVAGVLDTDYRFISSVCQLSGGYSWTGSSSGDTIMLVHHNDDLQKVSELNVTADDMAHLAADNILVTCPDDPIIQTVSTIDGSSQTFLDVSPLYPTGIHINGNKDILVSMVEGHRYSFKVDSQRKVVRYSSDKNIKSEYQFAGTKRLFTYPYKLCENTNSDVCVVDKSGAFTGRLVMLDQSGSLRFTYNGTSSMDQKSTFDPRDVVCDSLGRVIISDCGNHTLHILDHDGDIICHINTIKLGIKYPWSLSLESYVKLWIGCKAEPEKSDTAKLYVIETDIDQMCII